AACGCTTAGAAACTGCGATTAATACTATTCAAGAAGCGTTACCTAGTGGTCCTTATGCTTTCAATTTAATTCACAGTCCTAACGAACCAGCTATTGAACGCCGCGCTGTAGATTTATATCTAAAATATGGTGTCAGAACTGTAGAAGCATCAGCATTTTTAGACTTAACTCCTAATATCGTTTATTATCGAGTTGCTGGGTTAAGATTAAATGCAGCTAATCAAATTGATATCCGAAATAAGGTAATAGCTAAAGTTTCTCGTCGAGAAGTTGCCACTAAATTTTTACAACCAGCACCGGAACGAATTCTCAAAGAGTTACTTCAGCAAGGACTAATTACCGAATTGCAAGCTAATTTGGCTAGACAAGTGCCAATGGCTGATGATATTACCGTTGAGGCTGATTCTGGTGGGCATACAGATAATCGTCCTTTAGTATGTTTATTACCATCAATTGTTGCCCTCAGAGATGAAATTCAAGGGCAATATAATTACTCAGTTCCTATTAGAATTGGCGTGGCTGGAGGCATTGGTACACCAGAAGCAGCATTAGCTGGTTTTATGATGGGTGCTGCTTATATAATGACTGGTTCAATTAATCAATCTTGTGTGGAATCTGGCGCTTGTGAACATACTAAAAAGTTGTTAGCACAAGCAGAAATGGCAGATATGACAATGGCTCCCGCAGCCGATATGTTTGAAATGGGAGTCAAATTACAAGTTCTCAAACGGGGGACAATGTTTCCCATGCGAGCGCAAAAACTATATGAATTGTATCGCACTTACGACTCTATTGAACAGATTCCCTCAGCAGAAAAAGAGAAGCTAGAAAAACAAATTTTCCGTAAAAGTCTTGCGGAAGTTTGGGAAGGTGCAGCGGCTTATTTATCCCAAAAAAATCCTGAAAAATTGGGTAAAGCTGTTAATAATCCTAAATTGAAAATGGCTGTCATCTTTCGTTGGTATTTAGGATTATCTTCTCGGTGGTCTAGCACTGGTGAAAAAGGTCGGGAAGTTGATTATCAAATATGGTGTGGTCCAGCTATGGGTGGTTTCAATGACTGGGTGCGTGGTTCATATTTGTCAGAATATAATCAGCGTCATGTTGTTGATGTTGCTGACCAAATTATGAGGGGGACAGCATTTTTATATCGTAGTCACAGTTTAAAAATGCAGGGTTTACAAATGCCTACTTATTACAGTCAATATCAACCAATTCCTTCTACATTGGAGAAGTAAAAATGAGTTTAAAACAGTCTTGTACTTCTGAAAGTATTCAATCATTTCTAGTTTCCCATCTCGCGGAAGTTGTCGGAGTTGAAACCGCAGAAATTGATGTTGATGAAAACTTAGAAAATTATGGTTTGGATTCTGCTCAAGCCATGATGATCATTAGTAAATTAGAGGAATTACTAGGTTTTAAACCTTCTCCTATTTTACTTTGGCATTATCCTAATATTGCGGCACTTTCCCAACGATTGTCAGAAGAATCTAGTAATGGTTCTCAGCTACAAGATGCAGGTTCTGGAACAAATTCCCCTGTTAGTTTTGCTCCTCCTCTTCTAGATTTGGCTGCGGAAGCTGTTCTAGACCCCACTATTCAACCCATAGGCACTGCTGTTTCTGTTACTAACCCTAAAAACATCTTTTTAACCGGGGGAACAGGTTATTTAGGTGCTTTCATTATCAAGGAATTACTAGAAGTATCGGACGCAACTCTTTATTGCTTAGTCCGTGCTAGTAATTTGGAAGAAGGTAAAAGCAAATTAGAAAATAATTTGCAACAATATGGCATTTGGCAAGATCATTATAGTGGCAGAATTATTCCCATTATTGGGGATTTAGCACAGCCACATTTAGGAATTAATGGAGAACAATTTCAAAATCTAGCTGCTAATATTGATACTATTTATCATAGTGCAGCTTTACTGAATTATGTTTATCCTTACTCAGCATTAAAAACAGCTAATGTTTTGGGTACACAGGAAGTTTTGCGTTTGGCTTGTCAAACTAAAGTTAAGCCATTGCATTATGTTTCTAGTGTGGCTGTTTTTGAATCCAGTGCTTATGCTGGTAAGTTAGTTAAAGAAGATGATGATTTTCATGATTGGGAAGGTATTTTCCTCGGTTATTCCCAAACTAAATGGGTGGCAGAAAAATTAGTAAAAATTGCTGGTAGTCGAGGATTACCTATTACTATTCATAGACCTCCTTTAATTTCTGGAGATAGCCAAACCGGGATTTGTAATACCCATGATTTCATCAATTTGATGATTAAAGGTTGTCTGCAAATGGGTTCTTTCCCTGATGTAGATTATATGTTGGATATGTCTCCTGTTGATTATGTGAGCAAATCTGTTGTTTATCTTTCTCGACAAGAAACATCTGTAGGTAAAGCTTTCCATTTACAACATCCTCAACCTGCTTCTTTAAAATCTTTAGTTGATTGGGTGCGTTCTTTTGGATTTTCACTGAAGATGATTCCCTATGAAGAATGGCAAGCAGAGTTAATTAATAATGTCACTTCTCAAGACAATCCATTATATACTTTGCGACCATTTTTACTAGAACGTTGGTCTGATGAACAAATCACCATTCCTGATTTGTATTTACAAGCAAGAAGACCAATTATCAGTTGTGAAGCAACTCTAGAAGCACTCAAAGGCAGTTCCATTGTTTGTCCTCCCATTGATTCTCAATTGTTGATGACTTACACATCTTACCTAGTACAAACTGGTTTCTTAAGTCTTGCTTAATATCAATTTTTGGTTAAGCTGCATATAATTATGAAATCCCAGAATTTATCCGTATT
The DNA window shown above is from Anabaena sp. WA102 and carries:
- a CDS encoding thioester reductase domain-containing protein, with product MSLKQSCTSESIQSFLVSHLAEVVGVETAEIDVDENLENYGLDSAQAMMIISKLEELLGFKPSPILLWHYPNIAALSQRLSEESSNGSQLQDAGSGTNSPVSFAPPLLDLAAEAVLDPTIQPIGTAVSVTNPKNIFLTGGTGYLGAFIIKELLEVSDATLYCLVRASNLEEGKSKLENNLQQYGIWQDHYSGRIIPIIGDLAQPHLGINGEQFQNLAANIDTIYHSAALLNYVYPYSALKTANVLGTQEVLRLACQTKVKPLHYVSSVAVFESSAYAGKLVKEDDDFHDWEGIFLGYSQTKWVAEKLVKIAGSRGLPITIHRPPLISGDSQTGICNTHDFINLMIKGCLQMGSFPDVDYMLDMSPVDYVSKSVVYLSRQETSVGKAFHLQHPQPASLKSLVDWVRSFGFSLKMIPYEEWQAELINNVTSQDNPLYTLRPFLLERWSDEQITIPDLYLQARRPIISCEATLEALKGSSIVCPPIDSQLLMTYTSYLVQTGFLSLA
- a CDS encoding PfaD family polyunsaturated fatty acid/polyketide biosynthesis protein, whose amino-acid sequence is MTTIETVLSKHDNGLGFFTCNHQNQIWKGSLDCVSFEKSAIKDKLLTSDKPCYIIKIAGKIGATNDGYLSSADNALSGQAELLISLPPLRLQQLGDPSFLAAYGVKYAYMTGAMAGGIASEEMVIALGKEKILSSFGAGGLLPERLETAINTIQEALPSGPYAFNLIHSPNEPAIERRAVDLYLKYGVRTVEASAFLDLTPNIVYYRVAGLRLNAANQIDIRNKVIAKVSRREVATKFLQPAPERILKELLQQGLITELQANLARQVPMADDITVEADSGGHTDNRPLVCLLPSIVALRDEIQGQYNYSVPIRIGVAGGIGTPEAALAGFMMGAAYIMTGSINQSCVESGACEHTKKLLAQAEMADMTMAPAADMFEMGVKLQVLKRGTMFPMRAQKLYELYRTYDSIEQIPSAEKEKLEKQIFRKSLAEVWEGAAAYLSQKNPEKLGKAVNNPKLKMAVIFRWYLGLSSRWSSTGEKGREVDYQIWCGPAMGGFNDWVRGSYLSEYNQRHVVDVADQIMRGTAFLYRSHSLKMQGLQMPTYYSQYQPIPSTLEK